From the genome of Apostichopus japonicus isolate 1M-3 chromosome 17, ASM3797524v1, whole genome shotgun sequence:
GTGTATACACCATAGTAAATATGTCTGACATTCTAAGTACCAACCCACCACCCCCACTCCATAGCCCGTTTCCCACCCTAGAACCCTCCGCCACCTCACAACCACTCCAACTTTGTTCTAGTTCTTGTACAAATGAGTTTTCAATGACATTATGACATTGATTTATATGTTCCCATAGGTATATGTTttttataatgaaaatatatcttCCCACCCTAGTTGCACTTAATTGGCTGGATATTCTTTACAACaacaatttcaacaacaaaaaactctGATCTTGTCGCGTGGCGTAAGTTGTTTTACCATCTTTCGTCGCAGAACAGGTGTTATGCAGAGTTATAGTCCCTTAGTTACCAATTGTTAGTTTCCTGGAGAGGCTTTGCCGTGTACATCACGCATTACGTGCGCACCTACATGTTTCTACTAAGGGCGGgcaggggcgggggggggggtggtggaggctAAGATCTAAGATTCTAAGTCGTCCCGGAGGGAAGGGGTTTAATGGCAGTGGTGTCACCTCCCTTTTGAGAAATGttggtaaaatggagggtgctAGGATTCAAAATGCTGCTATATTTTGTAAACGATTTTGAACAGTTGATGATGATTGAATTAAGCGATGTTGAAGAGTTTCAAAATGATAGGTTGTACCGCATATACGTTTTACAGATTTATGTTCTGTATAGTATGAATTTTGGAAACTTCTCTCTGTCAGTGAGGCTGATGGGTGgggtgtagtagagctgggggggggggctgagccctcTGATTTTTCCGGGGGATAAGGCATCCAGGCTCTGAAGTAGTCCTATACGTGATTGCGCTCCTGGCACAAACAGATTGAAAAACCCTACACCGTTTCGTAAGCCAACTCTCATTATATAACAATTCGCACGCCTCTGATCATCTGTACTAATTTCAATTCATTGAATATACTTACTGCTTCAGTACTAATGCTGGTCGGAAGATATATCCTGGGGAATAGACGTATCGCTGATTGGTCAAAATGGCGTCCATGCAACCTTTCATAACATGCTCCGGTTTAAGCATTGGCAGGACAGATGGATATCTAGAAATATCAAAGAAACACATTTATTGAGAACTGTCATTGCCAAGTCACTTAACTCACTGGTAGCTACCATTTTCAACCAGAACAATTAAAGATTACCGCATTTGAGATTTTCGCTACATAGGGATGAAGACGGAAAGGGCGGGGAACGTGTAGGACCACCCATGTGTGCTTTGATAAATAGCCGACTTTCTGTTGTTATGACATAACATATCGTAACAATACCACATTTAGGCATCATTTTGTGTTGCCGATAACGAAAGTTACTGCAATATAACTAACTGCTCTAAGCCTCGGTGGTGAATGTGATCAACAAATCCGAACTTTTTGCAGTTCATTGAAGTGAGACTCACTGACCTTATTGGGTGACAACTTCATTATCGATGGCGAGATTGTCCAGAAATAAAAGCGTTACTTCAAATGGAGGGCGGcattcaaacaaaaataaaaatgtcaccTTATGGCAGAGGGCGACATTGACAAAATGAAAGCGTTACTTTAAAATGCAGGGCGACACTCGTAGAACGTAAAAGCTTAACTTGAATGTTTGCATGACGTGAACCCCCGAGCTAATTTTTCGAGGTTCAATATTATCAGATTCAATTGCACGAGCAACTTAAGTAATTTATTAAGAAATACTTCAAAAACGTGGTTCTTACCCAACTTCAACACCAGCAAACATTCCTGTATTCATGAAGAAAGGGTGGATTATAGTGGAGTGCACTCCTTGATTTTCGTAGAGTTTCATATCGTAGTACATGGCTTCTTCCAAACCACAAACTGCATACTTACTGGCACAGTAATCCGCAAGATTCCACACGCCATAAAATCCAGCTACGCTCGCCATGGTTACGATGTGGCCGTGGTTATTTTTAAGCATATTGGGAGCGAAAGCTTTGTACaactgaagaaaagaaaagaaatacatttttatgAATCCGAGGTACGTTGCAGGGTTTTCTATGAGGTGGTGCTTTTACTGAGGATGTGGACCATTTTACTGAACTTCGTTCATGGGGAGGAGTCTATTTTTGCATACTTATGGATTTTTAGAAGTATAATGTTTACTATATTTTGCTTCCATATCAATTCGTTTGGATGCAGCAAGTTAGTGTTCACCCCcaccctacccacccccccccctctcgcaGTAAGAACGGAGCCCAGAAAATGTGGACCTCGCACCCCCTGCTGCATATACGCTCCACAGAAGATACAGTCGGATGTGACGTTGTCTGAAATGGCTTCAAGAAGTGGTGCTGGTGTGCGCGGGGAGCGTATTTTTttccccaggacgaacgtgggcatcggccaatcaaatccctggattccaaacatgtgacgccttttcaaaaaacatgttctgaatcttttttcctagttttgaccccagattatgaacgacaatccttcattttcacATAATGTGGatccctaacccactttctaaaccctaactctgattttaaacgaatttgtaaattcctgtaAAACCTGAAACCCACCTTCGTCCTGGGGAAAAAATACGCGTGCGGGGATGAAGGGGTCGCTCTTATTAGAAACTTTCTTTACATTACAGTAGGGCTTGGAGTGGGCTAAATTGAGTATTGATATACCCTTGTgcaattttcaaaacatgaCCTGGAATGTTCCTGCCCGGGTCACGATAATTAAAAGCCTCCTTACCCACATAGCCGCTTTCACGTTGACATCAATAGTCCTATGGAGCAGCTTATCCGGCGTGTCCAATAATGTCGTCCCATTCACGACTCCTGCGTTGTTCACCAAAATCGTGACGTCACCGACATCCTTTGTTACGTCAGCAGCGGCCTTGTACACGTCCTCACTACTCGCAACGTTGACTTTATACGCAAACGCTTTCCCGCCTAAAGAGGTACACTCTTCAGCTACTGCTTTGGCTCCATCCACATTGATATCCCACAAGACCACTGTGGCGCCTCTCTTGGTAAACTCGAGGGCGTACAGCCTACCAAATCCGCACGCTCCCCCTGTGATCAATACTATTTCATTACTAACGTCCTTCTTTGTGCGCAGAAAGCTTGGTATGCAAAAGACAACCAGAGAGACCAGGCTGTAATAAGTAATCTTGACCAGAAGCCAAAGAAACTGTACAACGAAGACGACACCACTACAGGAATAGGGGCAAATAAGTggacaaaataaaaaagaaaatgaatagtGGCTATGATCTCGAAGGGGTCAACTTATTATTGGACATGGCATCgcatatcaaatatgaaattaaaattcaCAAATACTTTCCAAGGAATCATTTCTGCACGAATATACACATGCGCCcctccataggcgtaggagcccaatttgatttggggggctgtaacgacttgcccgaaaaatataaccaaaatttttcgcgcgcgtgcTTGCAACATCTTAAGGTGCAtttcatataggcatgcatcggttattacatcgcatgccaataacatacaatcatatgccgTGTTTTTACCCCtttcatattggttataattattggggaagtcgttacaataataacgataataatataagtttaaccattgaaaaacacattgcaatttatttttctttcggtaggtgcccgaataattctcagcatattgcccgaattttcacaaaaatatttggttgggggctgcagcccccagccccccgcctcctacgcgtATGCGCCAGCATACGGGTCCCTTCGCTGTCGAGTGTGAATGAAAAGTGAAACCACAAATGGCTTGTTCCATCTGTGTGAGAGATTCTTGCTTATAACACACACAGGGGATACAGTTAGTTTATATCATATTCATCGGTACAATATATATCTCAACATatcttaacatatatattgatatatatatatataggcatatatatatatatatatttatttatttatatatatatatatattttatatatatatatatatatttatttatatatttatttatatatatatatatatatatatatatatatatatatatatatatatatatatatatatatatatatattgagatatatattgagatatatattgagatatatatatagagagagagagaggtagtCGGTATGCGACTTGTATAGCTCGAGGTCGTGAACTGCCGCAGAAAGGCATTCCAAGGCGAATCAGACTTTCCCATGGGGAGTTGAACTTGAGACAACTCGCATAACAGCCTTGCACCATGAATCTATTGTACCCCGTCACGTATGGCTACATAATACATTTATACCATATATCTACAAAGCAAATGACTACATTGGAATTCACACGCGACGTGCTCTTCGTATTTGCTAGTATGTGTGTATGACATTATTAGAACGTAAGTATCCAATGTAGCTGTGGTCAACTGGGAACAGCTGTTAGAAATATCACCATGATATACAAATTTATAAGAGGGGCCATTCCCATCATCGTGCCAAGCTTATTTACAGTCAATTGAATACGAGTTTGAAAATGATTAATATATACAACTAACCTTACTAAAGACATCTTGATTTTCGTCTGAATAGGGCTGAAAAAGATATGAagatttttttatgtatatataatggCGCTTTTCTTTATGTGCACCAATATTTTAACGAGGGTTACCAACAATACAAAGAGGGGCACAATACAGCGGTATTATGTAACTTATTGTGACACATGTACAgataggagggggtggggcacgGCCCTCTGTACCCCGGACTGGCTACGCGTCTGATTATAAAGAACTGAAATAAGTCATTTAAGGAAACCTCAATAAGTGCTTCCAATGCCGTACGTATATTTCTTCCTACACCATATTACATATACGGGTGTAAATATACTTCATGGCacgatatttattttttggttgcTGTATATTCTTTTCAGTTGTCACCATCCTAACGAGACTGACTATTGATAAGAACGTGCGACCCCTGACGAGAGAGTGGATGGTGTGGGGCTATGGGTGGGGCGATGGGGGTAAGGCTCGGACCCGATGTAAATGAAGAGGCAAGGGAAAATATGGGATGACAATaacttttctcatttttttataatatactAAAGGAAAAATCATTTTAACATGGTGGCCCGGTGTTATAATTTCCCTTGATAATTTCGACAGTGAATCTGAGACATTGAATTATATTGTTCCATTACAACTTGCCTAACCAATATAGCGGTATGAATCGAATTACTCGTCCAACAGGATAAACACGCAATGGGGGACCTATTTTGAGGAAATTTAAAGACGAATTTGTCGAAGCAACGTATTTTAGGCATACATAATACCAACTGGTCCAGCGAGTACGTTTATTTTATGTGATTTGAGTCATGAGAAGACTTAATAATTATCTGATACAATTAATGAGTTATAATTAAACTTGACAGCGTCACTAGTCCAGTCGCAAATCCTTATCAAGTTGAAACAAATGTAGTTCAAAATTAGTGCAATTACTAATTACTTTGTAAACTTACCTGTGGTGATTCTCCGTAAATTTCCGTTTATGTCAGAATAAGTAAGGTTCACTTCGGGAGTTTTGATAACTCTGCGGACTAAGATATCGTGAAATATTAGGCCCTCATCAAAACCACATTCAAGCAAagtaaaaacaatattaatacTGGCCGAGGCAAGGACTTTGCATTCCAATGCCACAATACAAAAACTGCAGACGTTTGTCATATATGTCAGCTGTATACACTACGCAAACGATTTTTCGCAATGCCCAACAGGACTGACCCTTGACGGCTAAGGTCGGGCTGATTTGCCGTCACAAATATCCATCCCATTACATTTAGTAAGACGATGCtatctgtggcctacatttGCAAATTCGCTTAAAGAGAAACTGTCTTTTTCTCTATTGACCCAAGGTCCCTACAAAACAGCTCTCTGTATTATTATTTGAGGAGCCTGCCCGAGCTAGTGTAATGAATTTTGCTACGTATGGAGAGGGAGTTAGCTATGAATCAAAAATTTATATcgaaataaatacatttatatatttatatagtttcTCCTGAAAATGTCCCCCTGGAATtcaaaaacatgataatttaTTGATTATTCTGTCGTTATGTTATACAAACAGATGTTTAAAGAAACTGCTTTCCTTTAAATCGCATATGGTCAAAAAGGGTAAATAACTTCTTCTTTCTTATCAAAAGTTAAATCTCGGCAATAAATAATTTGTACGGGTGTAAAGGTTACTTTGGACAGTAAACAGTACAAAGTTGATCACTGACCGCATGATCATTTATGCACTTCTCTCTAGACAAATATAATGCATATGTATCAcgttttatgaatattcattgcacaACGATGACCATAATACACTTGGAATGCCTTTCCATGTCATCGGTGTTATAGATGAAGCTGTCGGTAACTAATTTAGTTGTGCCTCACGGCTCTCGCCATTAGTTAGGCAGATATCAGCAAAATTATGTAACAATATGGCATTTTTTCATACAAGCATGAGTTTTGGCACACAGGTAGATGACACCCTAAGTAACATTTTCAGAAGTGGAGTCATCGCGAAAAAGTCCCACGTCAGCCGTGGCGACCATTTTACAAAATGGCCACCAAAATCTCTGTTTGCTACGAGGATTTGACCTTTAAAACCTAATATAGAGATAATTGGAGTTGAATTTTCATAGGTGAATGCACTCAATTACATGTACTAGGTACATAGATGGTTAGAGATCATGGAGCAGACTTATTTAGAAGACATCAACAATGATAGCAAAATCCTTGGCAGCATATCATGCCAGTCAGTAACCAGTACAAGATCGTCCACCTGCTGTAACAGCACTGTTACCACTGTTTCCCGAAGACTCAAAGTCTGCTGCCATGATAAAGCACTCGTTAGACCAGATAAAGGGAGCAGTAGAAAAACTCAACCCTGGCCGAAAACCAGTGATCACAGAGGATCAGCCCCTCTACACAATCGCCAAACAGATACAGTGGCAATGGCCTGCAGACTACGGGGAAGATAGTTTTGTCACAGTGCTTGGAGGGTTACACATTGAGATGACTGGATTCAAGATGATCGGTGATTGGTTGGAAGATTCAGGCTGGGTAGAGGCAAATGTTCAGTCTGGAGTCACATCAATAGGACCTACAGATTCATTTTGGAGGGCATCCCATTTTACTAGAACTAGACATGCACATCAGGTTACGGCTAGTTATTTGTACATACTGCTCAGGAAATCATACGACAACTACAAGGGGACACTAGATACAGAGGTACAACCAGAAGGATTTGACGACTGGCGTGTTCAAAAGAAACAAGGGATACCACAATTTAACTTTTGGTACACGATGTTTCAGTTGGAGCTTCTTGTCTTGACATATGTGCGAGCACAGCGTGTGGGAGATTTCGCACTGTATACTGATTCCTTAACAAAAATTGCAGCATGGTTCTTCAGCTTGGATCACACTACCTATGCTAGATGGATGTCAGTGCATGTACGGGACATGACCAGTCTAAGCAGAACACATCCTGACATTGCTGCAGAATTCAATAAAGGCAAttttacagtatgtactgtaagtCAAGACGGCCATTTTCAGCCATAGCCCTTGATCAGGCGCATGAGCAGAACAATGCGATGGTAAAGAGCGATGATGGAGCTATTGGTTTGACCCAAAAGCCTGATGCTCTCAGATGATGGATGGCTGCCGGCCCAGAGTAAGGATGAACACAGAGTTCGAAGCCTCGATCGAGAGATATCTAAAGAATTCAAACCAAGAATCACACCATCACGAACAGACCAAAATTTTGCAAGTTACGTTTGCCAAGCAAGTCCAGCGTATGGTTCAAGTGATGCATGAAGAAATGGGCAATCCGTTTCTGGAAGAAACTAATGACTTGCTAAAACTCGACAACAAGGATATTGTTGATCAAGCTGTGACGACCGCAGTGTGCCAGGCAGTAAAGATAGGTCAGCAACAACATGACGACTTTGTGACAAGGCTTAAAGACCAATCAATACCTATTTCACAAccaattaagaaaaacaaactcTTATTGTTTAGTCGTCCTCCTGTGAGAGTGAAATTGCAAGTGTCGACACTGAAGAGCGACGTGTTCTTATTTTCACGCCTCTACATTGCTGCCAGTCGAGAGATGGTGACCTTTTCAGACATGAAAATCAGGCATGTCCCCCATCATGTATCCCAATTTGGAAACTTGATACTCGGGAGCAAGTCAGATCTTCTTGTGTGCCTTGAAGTATGCGCAGAGTCTACAAGTGGCATACCAGATATACTATTATTCTAGATGGAGCAGTGATTGTCAATATACTTCGACCCATAACTGTCAAGACGTTTGACGACCATGCACTGAAGGCGTTCTTGCCATTCATACAAGTCAGTTGCAACATGCTAGTAGAGTGGATATAGTCTGGATCAGTATATTGAGCAGCTTGAAGACGCAGGCAAGAAAAAAACATGGCAGAGGTGTCCGAAGACGAGTTGAAGGCTCCAATAGTTTGCCAGGGAGCTGGCAACAGTTTCTACGCCTcgacaaaaacaaaaccaagtTGCTCAATTTCTTGCCCAAGCATGTATCCAATATGCAATTGGAACACGGCAAGATAGTAATCACAACCAGCGGGCCCGAGGTGTTGTGCATACCTCCTCAGGACACATCAAATCTATCACCCTGCAACCATGAAGAGGCAGACACAAGGATGATATTGCACCTTTCGCATGCATTCCATGAAGGGTTCCAGAATATCCTCTTACGCACAGCGGACACATATGTAGTGGTTTTGACCATAGCTGCAGTGTCTAAACTAGGCATGCAGGAGTCATGGGTGGCATTCGGAACTGGTAAAAGCTTTAGATATATTCCTGTACATGAAATTGCTGCATCACTTGGCCCAAACAAGTGCCAAGCTCTGCCAATGTTCCATGCTTACACTGGGTGCGACACTGTTTCAGCATTTTACAGCAAATGGAAGAAATCTGCTTGCAAAACGTGGAATGTATATGAAGCTGTTACCATGGCATTCATGACCCTGTCTGTAGGAACATGCCAAATTCTGGACAATGAATTGGCAGTACTGGAACGCTTTACGATTTTGCTATGAACCGGTGCTATGGCCGAACGGGAACCGGTGCtatggccgagtggataaaggcggtggcatttgaagcaatgaggcttaacaatcgggaggttcggggttcgattcccgaccgggtcatagtaaggtgggtttttcatccaagagcagtctatggttttcccatctgaaatgactttctaaattgaaaagattccaaatttgagttataatgttgaattggaagccacccgacgtgtaagttgtaatccataagcccttgcgggtttctcccacatttttggtcgcttaagcatcgtaaaaataactgttgattattattattatatgacaACAGCAGCaccatggtatatatatatatatatatatatatatatatatatatatatatatatatatgtgactatatgtgtgtgtgacttcgagttggttagcatcatgagctagtattgtttgatacaggtgtcaacgccgaccttccttaccggtttcgaacctctggacatacaaacAGCATCAATAGCCTAGTTGCTActgtgtccgcgtacaaagcgggaggaccgggttcgaaacccggtggaggctggaagatATTTCACTGTTCttcattttccttctcattacgtttacAATATTTCCCAGGAGTAGTTTCCAcaaattgtattctgactgCAGTACACTTTACAGTTTCATTACTAAAATTTGACGCCCATCTTTAAAAATGGCGGCCACGTAGGACATGTACCCATCTATTTCAAATCCTtttattccatatatataattattacatttaaagtgatTTTCAGGTATATCAATACCTCTAATTATCTATTAAATTCAGTGCAATCAATGATTTTGCACTAAAAATGTGGATTTTGGCGGCCATTTTCTAAAATGGCCGCCATTGCTGATGTAGGCTCTTTTTGCGATGGCTCCACTTCCAGAAATGATCCTTAGTTTGTCCTCTACAAGTGTGCCAAAGCTAATGCTTGTATGACAAAATGCCATATTTTACAGGTATCTGCTAGACTTTACATGGGGGAAATACAACCAACTGTTATCACTGAGCCTATATACGCAGCATGAAACCACGAAAACagcaataataatgataatgataatgataatgataatgataatgatgatgatgatgatgatggtgacgacgacgacgacgacgacgatgatgatgatgatgacggtgaTGATGCATGGTTAcgatggtgacgatgatgatgatgatgatgatgatgatgatgatgatgatgatgatgatgatgatgatgatgatgatgatgatgatgacgatgacgatgacgatgacgatgacgatgacgatgacgatgacgatgacgatgacgatgacgatgacgatgacgatgatgatgatgatgatgatgatgacgatgacgatgacgacgacgacgattaTGATGACGAGGATGACGAGGATGCCGAGGATGCCGATGATGATGCCGATGATGACGGTGACGAAGATGACGCTAATGATGCATGGttacgatgatgacgatgatgatgatgatgatgatgatgacgacgacgacgacgacgacgacgacgacgacgacgacgaagacgacgacgacgtcgatgacgatgacgatgatgtggatgatgatgattataagACTATGTGGCCTTAACATATTGAGGCAACTATTGATGTTTACTGAACATCTTTGGACTTCTATGTGACGTGATGCGACGATACATGTGTGATAcaagtaataaaataatatcataatatcagAGCCTTGCAATGTATTTTAGAGCCAGGTGTTTTTTGTATTGATgttggaagggggaggggggggggtgtttgctCGATCAGTCGATCGTTTCTATAGTTACGGCAGTTTCGGGTCAGCCTTTTGTGACTTTTATGACATTCAACGAACATTTAATGGTTTGTTGACCAGTTAAGTTGCCATTTCTGTCACGGTCAGACTTCAAAAGCGTAGGCACGTCAAAAGGACATGCAATATATGTTGCTTTCCTGATTTAATTATCTGTGTACTAAGCTGGCCAGACTTAGTATCAATTGTGGTGAATTATATGTCCCAATCTTGTCAATACCTTTCATAATTCTAACCGCTGTTCCTTAAGGGTGCCACTTCCACTCTCTCAGTCACTCTCAGTACGGATCCCTGGATGACAGGGTACACCCCTCCCAGTTTCTCAACCCTCCCATActacaaaaaatattgaaaaaaaaatagcgTAGTACTTATAAGCACAAGGTTGCGTCAAATTCCAGACTTGttctaatttatagtctaactATGAATGCATCATTTAAAGTACCCCAGACCGTACCAGAAGCCCTACATGGCCCGTAAGCTTCCGAGACCATACTCCCTTCCTcattgaaaaaaagaacatcCACGTGATCTGGTTTGACTAGCGGGTCCCTTTTTTAATGGACTCCAGAGGACAGAACCTAAGACATCATGTCAGAGTCACTGTTTAAGAAGCGCACGAAATTACactgttttttattaaattattatgactaatatgaaaatgaaataagaaaGTGTACTGTCGACAAAATGTggaaaggcattgaagactcgccccaaaccgcgtgccgcgctctgaagaagttaactttccattgcaacttgcttgcaagtgaagttttcttcttgtcgctacaaactgcagacagtaatgaaacgtgataccttgttatctttaactggacctgagatgtctatcgctgtatcgtttgtacactgtgctgtgggtattgaccgcagctgtatttactgactgtacactagtgtcgtaccgacggtagcaagctgtgtgtgaattttctgggatcgatggtggtgtctaacacttctgttacacctcattcgaaactaggtcagattaccggcatgagacgtttctttgtgcgcgagtcttcacccCCTTTAAATGGATGTAAATGGAGTAAGCTCCATGTACGCTTGTCATAATTTCGAAAATGATTCTTTCTCTGAATAGACACCAAAGATAACACCTGGACACGAAACTAAACACCCAGGCTTACTCCACTCTCAAGCACAGTCACTGACATACACTGACATATAACCGTTGATAATGGTGACATATCTCtttgaagatgatgatgatacagTCCAAAACAGTGCTACCATAGCTAGACGGGGAAATATTTCACAACAGTGGCACCTTGATCTTATCATTCGGAAATTTTCTCTTGATTGGAAGTTTGTTAACCAGAATACAAGTTTCTTATAAGTTTGTGTAGTGATCTTGAAGAATCAACCATCTCTGTTGAACCATCAAGTTTTAGTTGTACGAGATGGGGGATAGCGATGAGTATAACACAAATTTGCAGACTTATAAAGCACAACTTCAGCAGGTTTGTTCACCGACTACTAACGTTTTAGTGACTATGTAGCCTAACTTTCATTTACTGTGTGTTGATACGTGCTGCTATAATACTGTTACAATTGACTTGTACATTAGGAAAAGACCTAGTGTTATAGGCTTAGCCTGGGTAATTGTATACTAACACAAGGTCACGGAATGTAGCGTTTCTTTGACATTAGGCCTAGTCACATTTTCAACTCGGCTTTGGATGTTACTTTATGAAACCAATATCAGCTATTTGGGGGTTTGTGTATCCAGTGCAGTTGGCTGATAGCCTAACTAGTAGTAGTAAAGTACTTAGTGTTATGTAGACTTGGCCTAACTTGTTTGttaggtatgtacagtagtccTAGGTCTAAATTGCcagtattttctttcattgCACTTACCAGAAAGTTTGTAATGACCATTTTGTAAAAACAGTCAAATATGTGTGTTAATGCACAGTGGCATGTtacattcatttcatatttactgCAGGCTTTACAAATCATCCCAAATGGCCAAATTGACTTACAAGTTACATAATTAAACACTTTTTACGACTTGAGTGACACAGCACCTTACAATGACAGGTTCACTGCATGCTTATATGATTATATCCCATCATGAATTTATAATTTCCAAAAGTTGGTAATATTCATTATCTACATTTTCTTCTTGCCCTTTTTTTCCCGGCCAGGTTGAAGCTGCTCTAACAAATGATCCAGAAAATGAAGAATTATTAAAGCTCCAAGGAGATTTACAggtaaaaatatatcttttggtgttttattttaaacatttcaaatgcaAAATATGTAAGTTACATTGCGTTAATATTCAATAATATTGATATCTTTACTAtttaaaccaaaatattatgACTGTGACAACAAGCAGAAGAATGGTAAATGTctctttcatcttcttcttgATATCAACATGCATGGAACATGTTAGTTACATCTGAAATGTCATGACGACATAAAGCAAAATTATGAATTTGGATCCTTGTAAATATATTGGATTGTCAACACACTACCTTCACTCCATTTCAGTAGCtaaaatgaatagaaaaagaaaagtttgcaCGACTTTCTAGTTTTTAATGAA
Proteins encoded in this window:
- the LOC139984034 gene encoding short-chain dehydrogenase/reductase family 16C member 6-like yields the protein MSLVSGVVFVVQFLWLLVKITYYSLVSLVVFCIPSFLRTKKDVSNEIVLITGGACGFGRLYALEFTKRGATVVLWDINVDGAKAVAEECTSLGGKAFAYKVNVASSEDVYKAAADVTKDVGDVTILVNNAGVVNGTTLLDTPDKLLHRTIDVNVKAAMWLYKAFAPNMLKNNHGHIVTMASVAGFYGVWNLADYCASKYAVCGLEEAMYYDMKLYENQGVHSTIIHPFFMNTGMFAGVEVGYPSVLPMLKPEHVMKGCMDAILTNQRYVYSPGYIFRPALVLKQIIPDKALTAANLFFKFDSQMQTFTGRQKKD